In Oryza brachyantha chromosome 2, ObraRS2, whole genome shotgun sequence, a single window of DNA contains:
- the LOC102709151 gene encoding myosin-2 heavy chain, non muscle-like codes for MLPSRPRSGSWGYGTRTPPAAAPRSRHERSKSVATFSSPTSPESYGGGGNVVEAAAVVARPEREEKLTRALQEPDGLRQSDGGVVDKEVGGDAACSDDRVRLLEREVATAKATEMKMLESLIQQTKEMEQAKIALEEAKIEVATLRQQGRAAADQPAQWSVMDLMFGGVDEEMNGLRAKLRAAVQAEEKSRKAADDLTAALSAVTMEAKQVKAWLSDAQAELEDANAEVDRLKESLHAAEAELWSTTEQLDGLTSDWKEAAAAWRAREKALLGRVRAAEDEAHAARQENVELAELHRVVDDENGSLRRALERAVEEVNAANESLELATSENSKLQDAVAEKESALETLRQENEALKASEAEARGRVKELDGQLAAARKAAGGKAPDTLSLEKWRGDMQGKLSAAFLDSNRVMASRKDRMFASLSNIAELKSAAAAAAAMDDFDYEFDHFDGGQYGDLEHAMKQKKRRSILRKFGDFFRRRSLYKHNLAPAIHY; via the exons ATGTTGCCGTCCAGGCCGAG ATCTGGGTCCTGGGGATACGGGACGCGGACTcctccggcggccgcgccgaggTCTCGCCACGAGCGCAGCAAGtccgtcgccaccttctcgTCGCCAACGTCTCCCGAG AGTTATGGCGGCGGAGGCAAcgtggtggaggcggcagcaGTGGTCGCGCGgccggagagggaggagaagcTTACGCGCGCTCTGCAGGAGCCCGATGGGTTGCGGCAGAGCGACGGCGGTGTTGTGGACAAGGAagtgggcggcgacgcggcgtgcTCCGACGATCGGGTGCGGCTCCTGGAGcgggaggtggcgacggcgaaggcgaCGGAGATGAAGATGCTGGAGTCGTTGATCCAGCAGACGAAGGAGATGGAGCAGGCGAAGATCGCGCTCGAGGAGGCCAAGATCGAGGTCGCCACGCTTCGGCAGCAAGGACGCGCGGCCGCCGATCAGCCCGCCCAGTGGAGCGTCATGGACCTCATgttcggcggcgtcgacgaggagATGAACGGGCTGAGGGCTAAGCTCCGGGCGGCCGTGCAGGCAGAGGAGAAGAGCAGGAAGGCGGCGGACGacctcaccgccgcgctctccgccgTCACCATGGAGGCGAAGCAGGTGAAGGCATGGCTCTCCGACGCGCAGGCCGAGCTAGAGGACGCCAACGCCGAGGTCGATCGGCTCAAGGAATCTCTGCATGCCGCCGAGGCGGAGCTGTGGTCGACGACCGAGCAGCTCGACGGCCTCACGTCGGACTGGaaggaagccgccgccgcgtggcgCGCCAGGGAGAAGGCGCTTCTCGGGCGCGTCCGGGCGGCCGAGGACGAGGCCCACGCGGCGCGGCAAGAGAACGTCGAGCTCGCCGAGCTGCACCGGGTGGTCGACGACGAGAACGGCAGCCTGCGCCGCGCGCTGGAGCGAGCCGTCGAAGAGGTCAACGCCGCCAACGAGTCGCTCGAGCTCGCCACCAGCGAGAATTCCAAACTGcaggacgccgtcgccgagaaGGAGAGCGCCCTGGAGACACTACGGCAGGAGAACGAAGCCCTCAAGGCCAGCGAGGCCGAGGCGCGCGGGCGCGTCAAGGAGCTCGATGGCCAGCTCGCGGCAGCACGGAAGGCCGCCGGCGGGAAGGCGCCGGACACCCTGTCGCTCGAGAAATGGAGAGGCGACATGCAGGGCAAGCTCAGCGCCGCGTTCTTGGACTCCAACAGGGTGATGGCGAGCCGGAAGGACCGGATGTTCGCGTCGCTGAGCAACATCGCCGAGCTCAAGTcggccgctgcggcggcggcggccatggacgATTTCGACTACGAGTTCGACCACTTCGACGGCGGGCAGTACGGCGACCTGGAGCACGCCATGAagcagaagaagaggaggtcGATCCTGAGGAAGTTCGGGGATTTCTTCCGGCGGAGAAGCTTGTACAAGCACAACTTAGCGCCGGCGATACACTATTAG
- the LOC102709437 gene encoding protein EARLY HEADING DATE 2-like, giving the protein MKSTTNLLAGAGDAVAPAAATAPPVAMDIGDPSGSLVDGACDGDPRAALLRLVALGDRMAAVRRRIAASMSGESEPLSSADIHSVSSEISSAAHLVVLNAASLLSSAIPFRAPSPSPPPPPPAPVQELPPVVPVPQELSQEAAKGDGDYDVVELDASELLAEHVHFCDICGKGFRRDANLRMHMRAHGDRFKTLDALSRPGQPKQPAGREVRFSCPYAGCNRNRAHRRFRPLKSAVCARNHFRRSHCPKLYACERCGGKKRFAVLADLRSHLRHCGEEAQWRCSCGTTFSRKDKLFGHLALFEGHKPAIAEPNKGVVTAPAEASSISMMEEGGVDANCDREEDDEGGFDPEFFQEWMEELRGGAVTPNWSGPSEVGH; this is encoded by the coding sequence ATGAAGTCCACCACCAACcttctcgccggcgccggcgacgccgtcgcgcccgcggctgccacggcgccgccggtggccaTGGATATAGGGGATCCCTCTGGCTCCCTTGTAGATGGGGCCTGCGACGGGGACCCCCGCGCCGCTCTCCTCCGGCTGGTTGCTCTCGGCGACCGCATGGCTGCCGTTCGGCGCCGCATCGCCGCATCTATGTCCGGGGAATCTGAGCCCCTCTCTTCCGCCGACATCCACTCCGTCTCCTCCGAGATCTCCTCCGCGGCTCACCTCGTCGTCCTCAACGCTGCCTCGCTCCTCTCTTCCGCTATCCCCTTTCGggctccatctccatctccgcctccgccccctcCCGCTCCGGTCCAGGAGCTCCCTCCTGTGGTCCCCGTTCCCCAAGAGCTCTCGCAAGAGGCAGCcaagggcgacggcgactacGACGTCGTCGAGCTCGACGCCTCCGAGCTGCTCGCGGAGCATGTGCACTTCTGCGACATCTGCGGCAAGGGGTTCCGCCGCGACGCCAACCTCAGGATGCACATGCGCGCGCACGGCGACCGCTTCAAGACCTTGGACGCGCTCTCCCGGCCCGGCCAGCCGAAGCAGCCTGCCGGCCGCGAGGTGCGGTTCTCCTGCCCTTACGCTGGCTGCAACCGGAACCGTGCGCACCGCCGCTTCCGGCCGCTCAAGTCGGCTGTGTGCGCGCGCAACCACTTCCGCCGGAGCCACTGCCCCAAGCTCTACGCCTGCGAGCGGTGCGGCGGCAAGAAGCGATTCGCTGTTCTTGCCGACCTCCGGAGCCACCTCCGCCActgcggcgaggaggcgcagTGGCGCTGCTCCTGCGGCACCACCTTCTCCCGCAAGGATAAGCTGTTCGGCCATCTCGCCCTGTTCGAAGGCCATAAGCCAGCGATCGCCGAGCCGAACAAGGGTGTGGTGACAGCACCTGCAGAGGCATCATCGATTTCTATGATGGAGGAAGGCGGAGTTGACGCGAACTGTGAccgggaggaggacgacgagggtgGCTTTGATCCGGAGTTCTTCCAGGAGTGGATGGAGGAGCTCAGAGGTGGTGCTGTTACCCCCAATTGGTCTGGGCCCTCAGAAGTTGGACACTGA
- the LOC102709715 gene encoding cryptochrome-1-like isoform X2, which translates to MSVSPSSMGGAGEAGVRTVVWFRRDLRVEDNPALAAAARTAGEVVPVYVWAPEEDGPFYPGRVSRWWLSQSLKHLDASLRRLGASRLVTRRSADAIAALIELVRSIGATHLFFNHLYDPLSLVKDHRVKELLAAEGIAVQSFNADLLYEPWEVVDDDGCPFTMFAPFWNRCLCMPDPAAPLLPPKRITPGEAWRRCPSDELVFEDESERGSNALLARAWSPGWQNADKALAAFLNGPLMDYAANREKADSASTSLLSPYLHFGELSVRKVFHQVRMKQLVWSNEGNHAGDESCALFLRSIGLREYSRYLTFNHPCSLEKPLLAHLRFFPWVVDEVYFKVWRQGRTGYPLVDAGMRELWATGWLHDRIRVVVSSFFVKVLQLPWRWGMKYFWDTLLDADLESDALGWQYISGSLPDGRELDRIDNPQLEGYKFDPHGEYVRRWLPELARLPTEWIHHPWDAPASVLQAAGIELGSNYPLPVVELDAAKTRLQDALSEMWELEAASRAAMENGMEEGLGDSSDVPPIAFPPELQMEVDRAPAQPTTVHGPTTAGRRRQDQMVPSMTSSLVRAETELSADFDNNSMDSRPEVPSQALFQPRMEREETVDGGGGSGGGTAARTNGGGQQQHNFQTTIHRARGIAPSTSEASSSWTGREGGVVPVWSPPAASGPSDHYAADEADITSRSYLDRHPQSHTMMNWSQLSQSL; encoded by the exons ATGTCagtgtcgccgtcgtcgatgggcggcgccggcgaggcgggggtGCGGACCGTGGTGTGGTTCAGGCGGGACCTGCGCGTGGAGGACAACCCGGCgctggcggcagcggcgcgcaCGGCCGGGGAGGTGGTGCCGGTGTACGTGtgggcgccggaggaggacgggCCGTTCTACCCCGGCCGGGTGTCCCGGTGGTGGCTCAGCCAGAGCCTCAAGCACCTGGACGCCTCGCTCCGGCGGCTCGGCGCCAGCAGGCTCGTCACGCGGCGGTCAGccgacgccatcgccgcgcTGATCGAGCTCGTCCGCAGCATCGGCGCCACGCATCTCTTCTTCAACCATCTCTACG ACCCGCTGTCGCTGGTGAAGGACCACCGGGTGAAGGAGCTGCTGGCGGCCGAGGGCATCGCCGTGCAGTCCTTCAACGCCGACCTGCTGTACGAGCCATGGGAGGTcgtggacgacgacggctgCCCGTTCACCATGTTCGCGCCGTTCTGGAACCGGTGCCTGTGCATGCCggacccggcggcgccgctgctgccgcccaAGAGGATCACCCCGGGCGAGGCGTGGAGGCGGTGCCCGTCGGACGAGCTGGTGTTCGAGGACGAGTCGGAGAGGGGGAGCAACGCGCTGCTGGCGAGGGCGTGGTCGCCCGGGTGGCAGAACGCCGACAAGGCGCTGGCGGCGTTCCTCAACGGCCCGCTCATGGACTACGCGGCGAACCGGGAGAAGGCCGACAGCGCCAGCACGTCGCTGCTGTCGCCGTACCTGCACTTCGGCGAGCTGAGCGTCCGCAAGGTGTTCCACCAGGTGCGGATGAAGCAGCTCGTGTGGAGCAACGAGGGCaaccacgccggcgacgagagcTGCGCGCTCTTCCTCCGCTCCATCGGCCTGCGGGAGTACTCCAGGTACCTCACCTTCAACCACCCCTGCAGCCTCGAGAAGCCCCTCCTGGCGCACCTCCGGTTCTTCCCCTGGGTCGTCGACGAGGTCTACTTCAAGGTGTGGCGGCAGGGGAGGACCGGCTACCccctcgtcgacgccggcaTGCGCGAGCTCTGGGCCACCGGCTGGCTGCACGACCGCATacgcgtcgtcgtctccaGCTTCTTCGTCAAGGTGCTCCAGCTCCCGTGGCGCTGGGGGATGAAGTACTTCTGGGACACCCTGCTCGACGCCGACCTCGAGAGCGACGCCCTCGGCTGGCAGTACATCTCCGGCTCCCTTCCCGATGGCCGTGAGCTTGACCGCATCGACAACCCTCAG CTCGAAGGCTACAAGTTCGACCCGCACGGCGAGTACGTCCGGCGATGGCTGCCGGAGCTGGCCAGGCTGCCGACGGAGTGGATACACCACCCATGGGACGCGCCCGCGTCGGTGCTCCAGGCTGCAGGGATTGAGCTCGGCTCCAACTACCCGCTCCCCGTCGTGGAGCTCGACGCGGCGAAGACCAGGCTGCAGGACGCGCTCTCGGAGATGTGGGAGCTCGAGGCCGCGTCCCGCGCGGCCATGGAAAACGGAATGGAGGAGGGCCTCGGCGACTCCTCCGACGTGCCGCCGATCGCCTTCCCGCCCGAGCTTCAGATGGAAGTGGACCGAGCGCCGGCGCAGCCGACTACTGTTCACGGTCCGACAACGGCTGGCCGGAGACGACAGGATCAGATGGTGCCCAGCATGACCTCCTCGCTGGTCAGAGCCGAAACCGAACTTTCGGCGGATTTTGACAACAACAGCATGGACAGTAGGCCGGAGGTGCCGTCGCAGGCTCTCTTCCAGCCTCGGATGGAAAGGGAGGAAACCGTCGACGGCGggggtggcagcggcggcggaacgGCGGCCAGGACCAATGGAGGTGGCCAACAGCAGCACAACTTTCAGACAACAATACACCGTGCGCGGGGCAtcgcgccgtcgacgtcggAGGCATCAAGCAGCTGGACCGGGAGAGAAGGCGGGGTGGTGCCCGTCTGGTCGCCTCCGGCGGCGTCAGGCCCCTCAGATCATTACGCTGCCGATGAAGCTGATATTACCAGTAGAAGTTATTTGGACAGGCATCCACAGTCGCATACGATGATGAACTGGAGTCAGCTCTCGCAGTCATTGTGA
- the LOC102709715 gene encoding cryptochrome-1-like isoform X1, which yields MSVSPSSMGGAGEAGVRTVVWFRRDLRVEDNPALAAAARTAGEVVPVYVWAPEEDGPFYPGRVSRWWLSQSLKHLDASLRRLGASRLVTRRSADAIAALIELVRSIGATHLFFNHLYDPLSLVKDHRVKELLAAEGIAVQSFNADLLYEPWEVVDDDGCPFTMFAPFWNRCLCMPDPAAPLLPPKRITPGEAWRRCPSDELVFEDESERGSNALLARAWSPGWQNADKALAAFLNGPLMDYAANREKADSASTSLLSPYLHFGELSVRKVFHQVRMKQLVWSNEGNHAGDESCALFLRSIGLREYSRYLTFNHPCSLEKPLLAHLRFFPWVVDEVYFKVWRQGRTGYPLVDAGMRELWATGWLHDRIRVVVSSFFVKVLQLPWRWGMKYFWDTLLDADLESDALGWQYISGSLPDGRELDRIDNPQLEGYKFDPHGEYVRRWLPELARLPTEWIHHPWDAPASVLQAAGIELGSNYPLPVVELDAAKTRLQDALSEMWELEAASRAAMENGMEEGLGDSSDVPPIAFPPELQMEVDRAPAQPTTVHGPTTAGRRRQDQMVPSMTSSLVRAETELSADFDNNSMDSRPEVPSQALFQPRMEREETVDGGGGSGGGTAARTNGGGQQQHNFQTTIHRARGIAPSTSEASSSWTGREGGVVPVWSPPAASGPSDHYAADEADITSRSYLDRHPQSHTMMNWSQLSQSLTTGWEVEH from the exons ATGTCagtgtcgccgtcgtcgatgggcggcgccggcgaggcgggggtGCGGACCGTGGTGTGGTTCAGGCGGGACCTGCGCGTGGAGGACAACCCGGCgctggcggcagcggcgcgcaCGGCCGGGGAGGTGGTGCCGGTGTACGTGtgggcgccggaggaggacgggCCGTTCTACCCCGGCCGGGTGTCCCGGTGGTGGCTCAGCCAGAGCCTCAAGCACCTGGACGCCTCGCTCCGGCGGCTCGGCGCCAGCAGGCTCGTCACGCGGCGGTCAGccgacgccatcgccgcgcTGATCGAGCTCGTCCGCAGCATCGGCGCCACGCATCTCTTCTTCAACCATCTCTACG ACCCGCTGTCGCTGGTGAAGGACCACCGGGTGAAGGAGCTGCTGGCGGCCGAGGGCATCGCCGTGCAGTCCTTCAACGCCGACCTGCTGTACGAGCCATGGGAGGTcgtggacgacgacggctgCCCGTTCACCATGTTCGCGCCGTTCTGGAACCGGTGCCTGTGCATGCCggacccggcggcgccgctgctgccgcccaAGAGGATCACCCCGGGCGAGGCGTGGAGGCGGTGCCCGTCGGACGAGCTGGTGTTCGAGGACGAGTCGGAGAGGGGGAGCAACGCGCTGCTGGCGAGGGCGTGGTCGCCCGGGTGGCAGAACGCCGACAAGGCGCTGGCGGCGTTCCTCAACGGCCCGCTCATGGACTACGCGGCGAACCGGGAGAAGGCCGACAGCGCCAGCACGTCGCTGCTGTCGCCGTACCTGCACTTCGGCGAGCTGAGCGTCCGCAAGGTGTTCCACCAGGTGCGGATGAAGCAGCTCGTGTGGAGCAACGAGGGCaaccacgccggcgacgagagcTGCGCGCTCTTCCTCCGCTCCATCGGCCTGCGGGAGTACTCCAGGTACCTCACCTTCAACCACCCCTGCAGCCTCGAGAAGCCCCTCCTGGCGCACCTCCGGTTCTTCCCCTGGGTCGTCGACGAGGTCTACTTCAAGGTGTGGCGGCAGGGGAGGACCGGCTACCccctcgtcgacgccggcaTGCGCGAGCTCTGGGCCACCGGCTGGCTGCACGACCGCATacgcgtcgtcgtctccaGCTTCTTCGTCAAGGTGCTCCAGCTCCCGTGGCGCTGGGGGATGAAGTACTTCTGGGACACCCTGCTCGACGCCGACCTCGAGAGCGACGCCCTCGGCTGGCAGTACATCTCCGGCTCCCTTCCCGATGGCCGTGAGCTTGACCGCATCGACAACCCTCAG CTCGAAGGCTACAAGTTCGACCCGCACGGCGAGTACGTCCGGCGATGGCTGCCGGAGCTGGCCAGGCTGCCGACGGAGTGGATACACCACCCATGGGACGCGCCCGCGTCGGTGCTCCAGGCTGCAGGGATTGAGCTCGGCTCCAACTACCCGCTCCCCGTCGTGGAGCTCGACGCGGCGAAGACCAGGCTGCAGGACGCGCTCTCGGAGATGTGGGAGCTCGAGGCCGCGTCCCGCGCGGCCATGGAAAACGGAATGGAGGAGGGCCTCGGCGACTCCTCCGACGTGCCGCCGATCGCCTTCCCGCCCGAGCTTCAGATGGAAGTGGACCGAGCGCCGGCGCAGCCGACTACTGTTCACGGTCCGACAACGGCTGGCCGGAGACGACAGGATCAGATGGTGCCCAGCATGACCTCCTCGCTGGTCAGAGCCGAAACCGAACTTTCGGCGGATTTTGACAACAACAGCATGGACAGTAGGCCGGAGGTGCCGTCGCAGGCTCTCTTCCAGCCTCGGATGGAAAGGGAGGAAACCGTCGACGGCGggggtggcagcggcggcggaacgGCGGCCAGGACCAATGGAGGTGGCCAACAGCAGCACAACTTTCAGACAACAATACACCGTGCGCGGGGCAtcgcgccgtcgacgtcggAGGCATCAAGCAGCTGGACCGGGAGAGAAGGCGGGGTGGTGCCCGTCTGGTCGCCTCCGGCGGCGTCAGGCCCCTCAGATCATTACGCTGCCGATGAAGCTGATATTACCAGTAGAAGTTATTTGGACAGGCATCCACAGTCGCATACGATGATGAACTGGAGTCAGCTCTCGCAGTCATT GACAACAGGCTGGGAAGTGGAACATTAA